The following nucleotide sequence is from Salinispirillum sp. LH 10-3-1.
ATGCCCTGCGCACCCCCAGTACACCACGCAACACGCGTTATCTGTTCCGGCCCACCGGCAATATGCAAAGGCTCGTAATCCAGTTCTGTGGCCAGTTGCTGCTTCAGCTGCTGTGCTGACAATGGCTCACGGGGAGAACCGATATTGCCAATGGGACGCGGTCCGGGCTTTATGCCGGCTTCCGCCTGCCAACCCATACGAGCCGCAAGTTGCGCGTTATTACCCAGTGTCGGGTGCGCGTCCAGCGGTAAGTGATAGGCCCACAGCGACACACCAGCCTCCAGCAGTGCCTGAATACGGCGCCGTTTCATACCGGTTATACAGGCATCTTCGCCCTTCCAGAAATAACCATGGTGCACGAGTACGGCGTCGGCACCGGCGGCAATGGCCTGATCGAGCAACAATTGGCTGGCGGTGACGCCCAGTACCAATTTTTGCACGGGACGAGCCCCCTCAACCTGCAAGCCGTTTGGACAATAGTCTTGAAACGCCTGCGGCTCGAGTAATTCGTTAAACCATTGGTTGAGCTGCCCGATCGCTACCGCCATAACCTTACCTCCTATCCTCTATATTCTGAATGTTAACGCACTCGGCACAGGTTTGCTCCCTCTCCCACCGCAAGCCTGTGGTTAACTGCACTGCACTTCCTGACTGGCGGCGCGATAGTCACTGGGCGACAACCCGGTGTGACGGCGAAACCAGTGGGTGAAATTAAAGGCATCCTGGTAACCTACCCGTTGTGCAATCTGCCTTACCTGCCATTGGGAGAACTGCAACAACTCGCGCGCTCGTGCCAAGCGCATAGCCGCCACCTTCTGCATCGGCCCTTGCTGAAAGTACTGCCGACACAGCCGATGAAAATGCGATGGTGAGTAATGCAGCTCAGCGGCTAATGTTTCCAGCGTCCAGTGCACATGCAACCGGTCTTCCAGTTGCTGAAAGAGTCGAACCAGGCGCTCATGCGTCAAATCTCGCTGCGCATCCTGCATAACTTCTTCGCCCAACAACTCCGCAACCATCTGCGTGAGACGCCGCCGCCGTGGCGACTGCATCTGGTGATACAGACCATGCAACAGGTGGTACAGACTCCA
It contains:
- a CDS encoding Nif3-like dinuclear metal center hexameric protein — encoded protein: MAVAIGQLNQWFNELLEPQAFQDYCPNGLQVEGARPVQKLVLGVTASQLLLDQAIAAGADAVLVHHGYFWKGEDACITGMKRRRIQALLEAGVSLWAYHLPLDAHPTLGNNAQLAARMGWQAEAGIKPGPRPIGNIGSPREPLSAQQLKQQLATELDYEPLHIAGGPEQITRVAWCTGGAQGMIQAAWEAGADAYISGEISEPTVHAARELGIHYFAAGHHATERYGVQAVGAEAAKTWGIDVEFIDCPIPV
- a CDS encoding AraC family transcriptional regulator, coding for MWEDIFNIDERCREKFLTEQEFPEFSVHDWRMAGVSWLRGTYVVGRKLPDVHTLVFTVDGQGKLYLPGRQHGVQAGEWMFMPAGQPFRFEIDGAEWKTCWILLPDVERWRFLHTRQAGVQPSDACWSLYHLLHGLYHQMQSPRRRRLTQMVAELLGEEVMQDAQRDLTHERLVRLFQQLEDRLHVHWTLETLAAELHYSPSHFHRLCRQYFQQGPMQKVAAMRLARARELLQFSQWQVRQIAQRVGYQDAFNFTHWFRRHTGLSPSDYRAASQEVQCS